GATGGCCATGATGTCCAGGCTCTTTGTGATGCATTCAACAAAGCTGAAATGTGTAAAACCAAGCCAACTGTTATCCTGGCAAAGACTTTCAAAGGAAGGGATGTTGCAGGTGTTGTTCACAGGCATCTTCCTATACACAACGAATAATCTACTGTAACTTGCAAAAATGTGCTCAACCTTGCAAAGGATTAATTATAAGCAAGTTGCAGTGTTTGTTGTCTTTTGAATAGTGTAATTTATAGCTGCCAataatagagcagttttcaaacaactgtTGAAATTAATGATTGTTATTGCTTTGCTTAATGATTAGCTTAAGAATCTAGTGCCAGTCtgtcaaccaatgaaaagcaaaatcaaTCGTACCTTGTAGGTGTAATTTTTTCCCCACCTTAAGCAAGTTTAACAGGTTATTGTTAAGAATTCTGATATGTTCTTcttgctgtttgctcctgttgtgattggttggaataattactttggtattagTTTTTCAACGGTCACTGCAGGAAAACAGCTTCAATagtaatgtaataataattattacttttatatGATAGTAGTGGGTGCATAAGATATGACCACTAGCTAGCTATGCATGCATTAAtaaaagcttttctttttttttttgtaaatcaatattttttttatgtgacAGGTGTTgaaaatttagaaaattttCACGGTAAAGCTCTTGCTGGCAAAGGCAGAGATGCTGTAGTGAAGTTGAAGGAAACGTTATCAAATGATCCCTCTTTGAAGAACGTCCTGGAACCCAGGCCAGTTGAAAATGATGTTGAATCTGTTGAACTGTCTGTTAAACTAACGGAGCTTCCTCATTACTCTTTGGGAGACAAGGTAACTGAGATGTGCATAAGGAACGTTATTGCTGTTATGTTTTCAATTAAGagtaattgtttttaatttcatgtatGTAACTCTTACTTAATCttgatattattgttatgtgtttacttttattttttatttttttttgtcatgcgTTTTATACATGAGCCTCTGGCTCGGATTATGAGGGCAACCTCAATTCCACGCGATTACTTTAATATTGATGGAAGAGTCTGAAGGGAAGAAGAGGGACTGGGACCAGATTGCCTCTCCTTGGATGTTCTGGCGACGCAGTTACACTTTCATGTTAACATATGATTTCCAGCTTCTTTACTTCTTATTTTGTGTTTGCTAAAGGTTGCCGTCCGCCAGGCATATGCCAACGCACTTGTCAAGCTTGGTAAAACTTGCGAACGTTTGTTAGCTTTGGACGGAGACATGAAGAACTCGACCTACTCTCAAGAATACGGAAAGGTTTTCCCTGACCGGCACATTGAGTGCTTTGTAGCGGAACAGAATATGGTGGGAGTGGCATTAGGTTGCGCTGCCCGTGGCAGAGCCATCGCTTTCTCCAGCAcctttgcttgtttcttttcgaGGGCTTTTGACCAAATTAGAATGGCTGCTGTATCCCAAGCTGCTATCAACTTCTGTGGCTCTCACCCTGGTGTTTCTATTGGTAAGTCACGCAGCTACCTCTTTGTGATACATTTTAGCGTTACAATGACAAGTGTGTGACGCAACTTTCAGAAAACGTTAAAATCACACATTGCTCGTATGCGCACAGTTTAAGTTATAATGAATTCGTCAGGAAAGAACTTGATAACGTCGACTGTAAGGTTTTTGAGCCCGCGCGAATGAGAATCCCTTCACAAACCCATGTTTTAAGTGAAACCGCTGGACTTACCACATGGTTGTGGTTGTTTGATGTGGTATTTTGTGCCCCGGCTGCGTAATGAATTTGACATCTTTAGGGAGAAGGGACCCAAGGAACGAGGTTTGAATCTAGCCTTCTCCTTAAGATGTCTgttcttctttctcttctcaGGTGTAGATGGACCTTCACAAATGGCCTTAGAAGATATCGCCATGTTTCGTTCTATTCCAAATTGTGTTGTCTTTTACCCAAGTGATGCTGTTTCCTGTGAACGTGCTGTTGAATTAGCAGCCAACTACGAATACATGACCTTCATCCGATCCACACGAGGAACTACACCTGTTATTTACCAAAATGACGAGATCTTTGAGATTGGAAAAGCTAAGGTAAATGGTCGAATTAAAGTTAGCACTGAAGTCAATTCTCACTTGTTAGTTGATTTTTCTCTTGAATCAAAAGAATCGCAGGCGTTTTGTACGTAAAAAAGGGAACAAGTAGTTGTACgtgaagaagagaaaaaccaATAATGTCTgggaaaaactagaaaaaatTCGGGTGTTCATTTAAGGAGGCGAATCCAGCCCTCCCCCGATAAGATAGATTTCAATGCTTTGCTGTTGAGCGTTTTAAAACGCTAGGATAGGAATGCCGCCACTTTGCCAGACTGTGGCTTTTACAAATCTGATCGCGAAGTTTCCGTTAGATTGTTTGTCAGGCTGAAAACGACTCAGCTCTTGTGATTGGAGCAGGAGTCACTCTAGCAGAGGCAATGAAAGCCGCTGATCTACTTAAGGAGCATAAAATCAGCATCAGGATCTTGGATCCTTTCACGGTGAAGCCAATTGACAGTGAAGCCATCATTCAGCACGCAAAGGCGTGCAATGGAAAAATCCTGACTGTTGAAGATCATTATCTTGAAGGTAAGGGAAAAAACTTTCTCTTTTGCTTTTCGTCAATGATATGTCCTGTTGTATCGTAAATGACGTCACATTGGGCCCACACATTTTCCGTGCAATAGGTTCTGCATGAGTTGATCACGTGCTGCGTTATCACCTAGTATCGGTTCACTGGATGATCCTTCCCTTTCAGAGAGTAAAGCTAAACTACGATCGAACGTACGATTAATTTGCTCTTAAATTCACCCACCTCCAAAGGCTTTTAGGCCTATCAATATATTCCGCTGAACAAGCCAAAGCATCGTTTTTGGTGGTCTGAGGGCGCTGTTAATCGAAGAATCGCAGATAGCAACGCCTTATCCGTTAGGCTGAAAGACTTTGAAGACGTTTCATTTTACCCATTAGATATCGTATTCAATTGGACTTGAAGCCTTTATGGCTATTCATCCAGTGAACTGTAGTGACTGAGCATGTGATCAACGTATGCAAAGGAATAATTGTGAATGCTGCTTTGCATGACACAACCATGGAAGTTAGTTTGCACTCTCTGGGTTATGGGCTCTCTGAGAAAACACTTGCATCTGGAGCATTAAACCCATATGCTGATAAAATTGGTtccttcgttatctcttcaagGTGGTCTTGGTGAGGCTGTGCTAGCCGCTGTTGCACAAGAAAGTGGGGTGACTGTTCGCATTTTAGCCGTTACGGAAGTGCCTCGAAGTGGGCCTGGAGATGAATTGCTTGAAATGTTTGGAATCAGTGCCAATCACATTGTCAAAGCTGTCAGAGAGTTAAACGAGTGACACGTGACAAGGAATACACCCTATGGCCACTTACAAAATTCGTGAAATTCGTGCAGCTGCATATTTCTTATaactgttgttttctttcagttttctttggcTGTGCAGAAATAGCTTTAGTGCACAGAGTGCGGTGTAATTAGCAAAGACTTGTGGGCTGTCTGGTCAATGTATTTTATCTTTCAGTCGAAATTTATTGTATGTCATaggaaattattatttctggtattctttttttcttttttgttttgttttgtgtttttgttgttttttttttttaagttaagtATGACCAGGAAATGAATATCTGGGGGCTTTAGTGTTTGGGAATTTAAAATTGATGAAatacattttgaagatcctcgtACGCTTTAGGTTGTGGTTTGTATTCTACGTTTTCCTCCTTTCAAAACGTGTGGCATTTCATTatttatcaaaattctcaCCTGCATACTTCACTGAGGGCACACTGTGTTCCCTTGTTTGTTATTCCAAagaatttctcaaaaatattaataattcatgatgAGAAAACAAGAGAAGTCACcaccgtgaaggaggtttggataagtgatcctaattatcataaaattcggtgaacttttgctttgaatctctcaaagaattattaatgctttgagaagctatatcaaacacttgaaagagtgtttcatcagatttCCAAATACTAAAAAAAACTCGGCTACGCCACGTTTTTTCAACCTCTTCTCAGTGTTTGAAAATGCTGTTGAAACACTGCCCCTCTTgttttgatatattacttcaAATGCAGAATTCCATCTCTTGGGTGGCAACGTGTTTTGTTAGGGCTTAGATGGTGGTAAGAATTGGAATCTCAATTCCTAGTGCTCCTTTAGTTCGAACCCCAATGTTCGTGCGCACAAAACGGCAATTATCCCAGTTCTATATACATATCTCGTCATGATTTAGGAAACTTGACTGTTTTGTAGCCGAGAATATTGCCTCAGGCATCGTTGGTATTGCACGGAATATCCGAAGAAAACTGTCTTGTAAACAGTGATTCATTTGATCTTTCTCATGACTGGGGCAGCTTGAAGAGAGTTTTTCGCACTGCTGTAGTGAATTGAAGTATCGGAGAGTTAAGAGAGCGCAACTTTGCATTGAATTGATACTCACTGGAGGGTGGCGCAAAGGGGGTCTGAAAACCGGAAAAACACAAATACCGGAAAAAGCACatcaaaatttacaaaattggAGAAACCGATAACCGCTTAGGGTTGTGAAACCGCAATACCGTAGGCTAAGGTTCAAAATTATCGCAAAACCGCACCAAAAAGGACGCAATATACGCCGGACCCACTGGACTGACAAAATTTGTTGAGCCCTTCCAAAAATTCTCAgccaaatttttaatttgtcaagcGTGGGCGCACTGAGACAGCAAAATATCAATGAATCAAGAGTCATGGGCTCATGGCGATCTTTAACGTCTTCGATTGAATATGTTGCCACAGCATATTATTGCTtgtattctatttttttcttccttgaatTCGTATTCCGAGTAAGGATCGTTATGCAGCATACCGAGGTACAAATCTTCCATCTTCACCATTTGATTGCCGCCCAAGTATGAACTAATCTTAGCGGGCTTTGGACTGAACTACTTCGGCTAAAAATAGAGATCAAACTTTCTTGTGTCTTCTTCAAATGATGACGTATAAATTGACAGATCTCTCAGATTTCACGCCTGACAAAAGATGAAGTTTGGAAAGCCTTTGGTTGATCTAAAAATGACCGGGCGCACTTGTCTCAGTGAACTGGTGAGTCCGGTGTCATACCGCATCACCGCAAAACCCTTACGCCTCTCTCTCTCTGCATTTCCTGTTCTTCAAAGAtactccttttttttctttttttttttttttagaatggTGCTTTCGGGCCCCGGGTACTTTCTGAATGTATCCTTAAAATATCACTAATTTTAGTCTCAGTAGTCTTTTAAAGTAAATTCTTATAAACAAAAGAGTACATGATCAAAATATTTCCCTTTCTCTGGTATCGGAACAGATGACACTCGCCGATGAAGTTCAGAGACAAACCGAAGGAATGCTTCGATCTATAGAAGTGTATTAGACCGTAACAGAGTCATGTAGTTTGCTTCAAGCAAGACCGACTAGTTCAAGAATTGGGAAAATCACTGCAAAATTCTGAAACCCAAGCCTCTTTATTGTTGAGAAATTAGTGTCCTCGCCGTTGGTAATGATTTTTACCCGGTTGTTCGAAGGATACTTTTTCCGCATTGACTTCTTGGGAGGTAGGGTAGGGATGGTACTTTACGTTCTTTTGTACCCTACCCTACATAAGGGGACAAAGACAGTCAACATTCTGGTCACGTGGTGAAATTGTTAAAGGGAAAGGTGACATTAGTCATTCCTTCTTGGAGTGGGAGGCAACGACATCCTTCCAgtgttttcagttgtttttcgCCAACAATCAATCGAAAGCATCATGCCTGAGCCAGATAACAAGACCTTGCAATTGCTTAAGGATAAGGCGAACAATCTCAGAATTCTCAGCATCAAGTCTACCAATGCAGCTGGTTCGGGGTAAAGTTTTATGTACACTCTCGAGTTTCTGCTCTAGTAAGTatgaacaatttgttttaatcatTCCTCTTTTCTATTTGAAGGCATCCAACATCTTGTTGCTCGATGGCTGAGATCATGTCAGTGTTGTTTTTCCATACGATGCGTTACAAAGGTGGGTTTGTTAGTATCCAGCTGCTTGCGTTTCGCTTTTGCAGGCGAACTCTTGTAAAAGTACGCACGCCTTCCGTACGTCACAATGCATAACTTACTGAAGTGTCGGTCCGAGTGTTTTGTAGagtccatttttcttttttcttttttatgttGAAGTTTTATGATTCACCAAATTTcatacaaatgaaaatgaaaatttggccTGCACTTGCTACTTCACAAGTGCtagttgaaaaataaagtcTTGCATTGTCGATTAGTAGTGATATTGGCTCATGTTTGCATTAGTTCTAAAATTTCCTTATCCAAAGTTTTGTGGCGTTAAATATTactgaatttatttttgtttgcaaggCTCTCCGAATTTGTTAAAGTCAATCCCATTTTATCATTTCATGCGATATGAGATGATAATTTTGAGTGTGAAACCATTGCGTTATTTAAGTGAGCGTTCGTGCTTGGTCACGGACGAATTTAATAACCTCGAGTCCAGCACCCTCTCTATATCATCAAATGACGAAAGCTACTGTCTTTAAGTTTCTGATTAATTTGCATATGGTGGCACTGAATGGCCTAGAATTCTATAGTTCTCTCGTCTCGGGCTTGAGTACTTGAATTTGTGTGGTCTTAGTGTCCTAAGTAGGCGGCTGCCTCAGCGACTCTTTCGtctaaaacaaaatgttaaGTATTTCTTGAAATGAGAAACGACTGTTagaatttcaaatcaagcagAAGGGGAAGATTGGAGCAATGTTTCTCCCACAGGTGCATGTTCCCTCCTCAGTCAGTAGTCAGAAAGGGTAAGTTAATTGGCCTTTGGGAATGAGAACTAGAAATGGGAAAAAGTTCATCATTTGCATACAATGACCTGACTCTTTTGATGGAAgtggaaagagaaaaagaacaacAGAATGGCAAGGAAATAAGGAAAATCTTTTTCGTTATTTTGTAATATTTCAGTGGAGGACCCAAGGGATGCATCAAGTGATAGATTTGTGTTGTCAAAGGTatgttaatattattttgttgttgatttgtGTAGTTAGATATTGGATTGTCATTGCAGCCTTGAACAGA
This portion of the Acropora palmata chromosome 13, jaAcrPala1.3, whole genome shotgun sequence genome encodes:
- the LOC141864066 gene encoding transketolase-like protein 2, translated to MMEDAHHASMSELKCKALKEIATKLRIHSIESTNTAGSGHPTSCCSIAEILSVLFFHTMRYKVTVPKDLSSDRFVLSKGHAAPILYAAWAEAGLFPVSNLANLRKIDSDLEGHPTPRLSFVDFATGSLGQGLSCACGMAYMGKYIDKASYRVFCLVGDAESAEGSIWEAMNFASHYKLDNLCAIFDINRLGQSGPTMFQHDLNYYKNRTEAFGWNSIIVDGHDVQALCDAFNKAEMCKTKPTVILAKTFKGRDVAGVENLENFHGKALAGKGRDAVVKLKETLSNDPSLKNVLEPRPVENDVESVELSVKLTELPHYSLGDKVAVRQAYANALVKLGKTCERLLALDGDMKNSTYSQEYGKVFPDRHIECFVAEQNMVGVALGCAARGRAIAFSSTFACFFSRAFDQIRMAAVSQAAINFCGSHPGVSIGVDGPSQMALEDIAMFRSIPNCVVFYPSDAVSCERAVELAANYEYMTFIRSTRGTTPVIYQNDEIFEIGKAKIVCQAENDSALVIGAGVTLAEAMKAADLLKEHKISIRILDPFTVKPIDSEAIIQHAKACNGKILTVEDHYLEGGLGEAVLAAVAQESGVTVRILAVTEVPRSGPGDELLEMFGISANHIVKAVRELNE